In a genomic window of Lycium ferocissimum isolate CSIRO_LF1 chromosome 9, AGI_CSIRO_Lferr_CH_V1, whole genome shotgun sequence:
- the LOC132029529 gene encoding cellulose synthase A catalytic subunit 1 [UDP-forming] yields MEAGVGMVAGSHNRNELVRIPHDSDSGPKPLKPLNSQICQICGDTVGLTASGDVFIACNECAFPVCRACYEYERKDGNQSCPQCKTRYKRYKGSPRVDGDDDEEDIDDIDNEFNYAQGNSKARQQWQGEDAGLSSSSRHESQLPIPRLTNGQPVSGDFPSATTDTQSVRSMSGPLGPGDKHASLSYVDPRQPVPVRIVDPSKDLNSYGLGSVDWKERVEGWKLKQEKNMVHSTNRYAEGKGGDIEGTGSNGEELQMPDDIRQPMSRVVPIPSSHLTPYRIVIILRLIILGFFLQYRLTHPVNDAYPLWLVSVICEVWFALSWLLDQFPKWAPINRETFLDRLAMRHDREGEPSQLAPVDIFVSTVDPLKEPPLITANTVLSILAVDYPVDKVSCYVSDDGSAMLTFEALSETAEFARKWVPFCKKFNIEPRAPEFYFAQKIDYLKDKVQPSFVKERRAMKREYEEFKIRINALVAKAQKMPEEGWTMQDGTPWPGNNPRDHPGMIQVFLGHSGGLDTDGNELPRLVYVSREKRPGFQHHKKAGAMNALIRVSAVLTNGAYLLNVDCDHYFNNSKALKEAMCFMMDPVLGKKTCYVQFPQRFDGIDLHDRYANRNIVFFDINLKGLDGLQGPMYVGTGCCFNRQALYGYDPVLTEADLEPNIIVKSCCGGSRKKGRSGNKKYIDKKRAAKRTESTIPIFNMEDIEEGVEGYDEEKSLLMSQKSLEKRFGQSPVFIAATLLEQGGIPPSTNPATLLKEAIHVISCGYEDKTEWGKEIGWIYGSVTEDILTGFKMHARGWFSIYCMPPRPAFKGSAPINLSDRLNQVLRWALGSVEILLSRHCPIWYGYGGRLNLLERLAYINTIVYPITSLPLIAYCVLPAICLLTGKFIIPEISNYAGIWFILLFLSIFATGILELRWSGVSIEDWWRNEQFWVIGGTSAHLFAVFQGLLKVLAGIDTNFTVTSKANDEEGDFAELYVFKWTSLLVPPTTVLIVNLVGIVAGVSYAINSGYQSWGPLFGKLFFAIWVIVHLYPFLKGLLGRQNRTPTIVIVWAVLLASIFSLLWVRIDPFTSDATKSATMGQCGVNC; encoded by the exons ATGGAGGCAGGTGTTGGAATGGTAGCTGGATCTCACAATCGAAATGAGTTGGTCAGAATTCCCCATGATTCTGATAGTGGG CCAAAACCCTTGAAGCCTCTGAATAGTCAAATATGCCAAATTTGTGGTGATACTGTTGGGTTGACTGCAAGTGGTGATGTATTCATAGCTTGTAATGAGTGTGCCTTTCCTGTTTGCCGGGCTTGTTATGAGTATGAGCGCAAAGATGGAAATCAATCATGTCCTCAATGCAAGACCAGATACAAGCGGTACAAGG GGAGTCCACGAGTAGATGGAGATGATGACGAGGAAGATATTGATGATATCGACAATGAGTTCAATTATGCCCAAGGAAACAGCAAGGCCAGACAGCAATGGCAGGGTGAAGATGCTGGTCTCTCTTCATCCTCTAGACACGAATCTCAGCTACCGATCCCTCGTCTTACAAATGGCCAGCCA GTTTCTGGTGATTTTCCTAGTGCCACAACAGATACACAATCTGTAAGAAGTATGTCAGGACCCTTAGGCCCTGGAGACAAGCATGCTTCCCTATCTTACGTTGATCCAAGACAGCCCG TTCCTGTACGAATTGTGGACCCCTCAAAGGACTTGAATTCTTACGGGCTTGGAAGTGTTGACTGGAAGGAGAGGGTAGAGGGCTGGAAGCTAAAACAGGAGAAAAATATGGTGCATTCGACAAACAGATATGCAGAAGGGAAAGGCGGAGACATTGAAGGGACAGGATCAAATGGAGAAGAGCTGCAAAT GCCTGATGATATTCGCCAGCCTATGAGCCGCGTGGTGCCTATCCCTTCATCCCACCTTACCCCATACCGGATTGTAATCATTTTGCGGTTGATCATCTTGGGCTTTTTCTTGCAATACCGGCTAACTCATCCAGTGAATGATGCGTATCCTCTGTGGCTAGTATCAGTTATTTGTGAGGTCTGGTTTGCCTTGTCCTGGCTTCTCGATCAGTTTCCAAAATGGGCACCAATCAATCGTGAGACATTCCTTGACAGGCTGGCGATGAG GCATGATAGAGAAGGGGAGCCGTCGCAGCTCGCACCTGTTGATATTTTTGTCAGTACAGTGGATCCTTTGAAAGAACCTCCTCTCATTACTGCAAACACAGTGTTATCCATCCTTGCTGTGGATTATCCTGTGGACAAGGTCTCATGCTATGTCTCTGATGATGGTTCAGCAATGCTAACATTTGAAGCCCTTTCTGAGACGGCAGAGTTTGCAAGGAAATGGGTTCCCTTCTGCAAGAAGTTCAACATTGAGCCTCGGGCCCCTGAGTTTTATTTTGCTCAAAAGATCGATTATTTGAAGGACAAGGTTCAGCCTTCTTTTGTCAAAGAGCGCAGGGCAATGAAG AGGGAATATGAAGAATTTAAAATACGAATCAATGCTCTTGTTGCAAAAGCGCAAAAAATGCCCGAAGAAGGTTGGACAATGCAAGATGGAACACCTTGGCCTGGAAATAACCCTAGGGATCATCCAGGAATGATCCAG GTCTTTTTGGGGCACAGCGGGGGCCTTGATACTGATGGAAATGAACTTCCTCGTCTGGTTTATGTTTCTCGTGAGAAGCGACCAGGTTTTCAACACCACAAGAAAGCTGGAGCTATGAATGCTTTGATTCGTGTTTCTGCAGTTCTTACGAATGGAGCATATCTTTTGAATGTCGATTGTGATCACTACTTCAACAACAGCAAAGCACTTAAAGAAGCTATGTGTTTCATGATGGATCCTGTTCTTGGAAAGAAGACATGCTATGTTCAGTTCCCTCAACGATTTGATGGCATTGATTTGCACGATCGATATGCTAACCGCAACATTGTGTTCTTCGAT ATCAATTTGAAAGGGTTGGATGGTCTTCAGGGTCCTATGTATGTGGGAACTGGGTGTTGTTTTAACAGGCAGGCCCTATATGGGTATGATCCTGTCTTAACTGAGGCTGATTTGGAGCCAAACATCATTGTAAAGAGCTGTTGTGGTGGGTCAAGGAAGAAGGGAAGGAGTGGAAACAAGAAATACATTGATAAGAAGAGGGCTGCAAAAAGAACTGAGTCCACCATCCCAATTTTCAATATGGAAGACATTGAAGAAGGCGTTGAAG GATATGATGAGGAGAAGTCACTGCTTATGTCACAGAAGAGCTTGGAGAAGCGGTTTGGTCAATCACCAGTGTTTATTGCTGCCACCTTATTGGAACAAGGAGGCATTCCTCCATCCACTAATCCTGCAACTCTCTTGAAAGAAGCAATCCATGTTATTAGCTGTGGCTACGAGGACAAGACTGAATGGGGCAAAGAG ATTGGGTGGATCTATGGATCTGTGACTGAAGATATTTTGACTGGGTTTAAGATGCATGCTCGAGGATGGTTTTCCATATATTGCATGCCTCCTCGGCCAGCATTCAAAGGGTCTGCTCCTATCAATCTTTCTGATCGTTTAAACCAGGTGCTCCGGTGGGCCTTGGGTTCTGTTGAAATCCTGTTGAGTAGGCATTGCCCAATATGGTACGGCTACGGTGGCAGATTGAATCTTCTGGAGAGACTAGCATATATTAACACCATTGTCTATCCTATCACATCTTTACCTTTGATTGCTTACTGTGTGCTTCCTGCCATCTGTCTTCTCACGGGCAAATTTATCATTCCTGAG ATAAGCAACTATGCTGGCATATGgttcattcttctcttcctttccatttttgCAACTGGTATATTGGAGCTTAGGTGGAGTGGTGTGAGTATTGAAGACTGGTGGAGAAACGAACAGTTCTGGGTCATTGGTGGTACATCGGCTCACTTGTTTGCTGTCTTCCAAGGTCTCCTCAAAGTGCTTGCTGGGATTGATACCAACTTTACAGTCACGTCAAAGGCAAACGACGAGGAAGGAGATTTTGCGGAGCTTTATGTGTTCAAATGGACGTCTCTGCTCGTTCCTCCCACAACAGTCCTTATCGTGAATCTGGTAGGAATTGTGGCTGGTGTTTCATATGCCATAAACAGTGGATACCAATCTTGGGGTCCTCTATTTGGGAAGTTGTTCTTTGCCATTTGGGTCATTGTCCACTTGTACCCTTTCCTCAAAGGTTTGTTGGGACGTCAGAATCGTACTCCTACCATTGTCATTGTCTGGGCCGTTCTCCTCGCATCCATATTCTCATTGCTTTGGGTGCGCATTGATCCCTTCACATCAGATGCTACAAAGAGTGCAACAATGGGTCAATGTGGCGTCAACTGCTAG
- the LOC132029530 gene encoding adenine nucleotide transporter BT1, chloroplastic/mitochondrial, producing the protein MGRREKMQVLECKKDGNLSISLLGHQWGVQDSNFCPGGLFASVGQMGSTGFGVSSPNPSDSRDENGGFKLPYSDLYMKYLSFQEGFKIVGNGEEEQEGVVKKNKKKGGLKIKLKVSNPSLRRLISGAIAGAISRTTVAPLETIRTHLMVGSSGHSSTEVFNNIMNTEGWTGLFRGNFVNVIRVAPSKAVELFAYDTVNKNLSSKPGEQPKIPIPASLVAGACAGVSSTLLTYPLELVKTRLTIQKGVYDGLLDAFVKILKEGGPGELYRGLTPSLIGVIPYAATNYFAYDTLRKAYRKIFKEEKIGNIETLLIGSAAGAISSTATFPLEVARKHMQVGAVSGRVVYKNVMHALATILEQEGIQGLYKGLGPSCMKLVPAAGISFMCYEACKRILIEAENEE; encoded by the exons ATGGGTAGGAGGGAAAAAATGCAAGTGTTGGAATGTAAAAAAGATGGGAATTTGTCTATTTCTCTGTTGGGGCATCAATGGGGTGTCCAAGACTCAAACTTTTGTCCTGGTGGATTATTTGCATCAGTTGGTCAAATGGGAAGTACGGGTTTTGGTGTTTCTTCACCTAATCCATCTGATTCCCGAGACGAAAATGGAGGATTTAAGTTACCATATTCGGATTTGTATATGAAATATTTGTCATTCCAAGAGGGGTTTAAGATTGTAGGCAATGGGGAGGAGGAACAAGAAGGGGTTgtgaagaagaataagaagaaaggTGGGTTAAAGATTAAGCTGAAGGTTTCAAATCCTTCATTAAGGAGGTTAATAAGTGGTGCTATCGCCGGAGCGATATCTAGAACTACTGTAGCTCCATTGGAGACAATAAGGACACATTTGATGGTTGGAAGTAGTGGACATTCTAGTACTGAGGTTTTTAATAATATCATGAATACTGAAGGATGGACTGGATTGTTTAGGGGTAACTTTGTTAATGTCATTCGTGTTGCGCCTAGCAAAGCTGTTGAG CTTTTTGCGTATGATACTGTTAATAAGAACTTGTCATCTAAACCCGGTGAGCAACCCAAAATTCCAATTCCTGCCTCATTAGTTGCAGGAGCCTGTGCTGGAGTCAGCTCTACCTTACTGACATATCCACTTGAGCTAGTCAAGACTCGACTGACGATTCAG AAAGGAGTTTATGATGGTTTACTTGATGCATTTGTAAAGATACTGAAAGAGGGTGGGCCTGGTGAGCTCTATAGAGGTCTCACTCCTAGTCTTATAGGAGTCATTCCTTATGCTGCCACAAACTACTTTGCTTATGATACATTGCGGAAAGCCTACAGAAAGATTTTCAAAGAAGAGAAGATCGGAAACATAGAGACTCTTCTGATTGGATCAGCAGCCGGTGCTATATCTAGTACTGCAACCTTTCCTCTAGAGGTGGCTCGTAAGCACATGCAGGTGGGCGCTGTTAGTGGAAGAGTAGTTTACAAGAATGTAATGCATGCTCTTGCCACTATACTCGAACAGGAGGGAATTCAGGGGTTGTATAAAGGGCTTGGTCCCAGCTGTATGAAGTTGGTTCCTGCAGCAGGAATatctttcatgtgttatgaagcATGCAAGAGGATATTGATAGAGGCCGAAAATGAAGAATAA